A genomic region of Pseudoalteromonas rubra contains the following coding sequences:
- a CDS encoding ankyrin repeat domain-containing protein codes for MKISLFIMVVFVLVSPFVHATPKPELPRLHQAVISGDISLVKRLLSAGADVNQLDTRMGNSPLHIAAQTDHTQILALLIREGAFINLQAPRSGFTPLMIATWYSKPDNIIELFKHPELNIELTTPTGAKAEQLIGGWDKQITASEARRYDELAALFAHKRAQQQAMLAQQKILNVIENSAMSEAQKVTQITELLAAGQNVNQRRPVYSNRNDWHTPLLVAAREGYGSVVELLLAHNADQTIPGYPMNAIALHKAGYMGHADIVRQLINDKRGSLVLNAQGPNNGYTPLHDAIWHGHIEAAKVFIQGGAQLQLKTYENDTPLDLAERYHYVQIIEALLKQHQIAQFD; via the coding sequence ATGAAAATATCTTTATTCATCATGGTTGTATTTGTACTTGTGTCGCCTTTTGTACATGCCACTCCAAAGCCTGAGTTACCCAGGCTGCATCAGGCTGTGATCAGTGGCGATATATCACTGGTAAAGCGTTTGCTGAGTGCCGGGGCAGATGTCAATCAGCTGGATACCAGAATGGGAAACAGTCCGTTGCATATCGCTGCACAGACCGATCATACTCAGATATTGGCACTGCTGATCAGAGAAGGCGCATTTATCAATTTACAGGCACCGCGCTCCGGTTTTACGCCGTTAATGATAGCAACCTGGTATTCAAAGCCAGACAACATTATTGAATTATTCAAACATCCCGAACTGAACATCGAATTGACAACGCCAACGGGTGCCAAGGCTGAGCAGTTAATTGGAGGCTGGGACAAACAAATTACAGCCAGTGAAGCACGCCGTTATGACGAACTGGCGGCGCTTTTTGCCCACAAGCGTGCTCAGCAACAGGCCATGTTAGCGCAGCAGAAGATCCTCAACGTGATTGAAAATAGCGCGATGAGTGAAGCGCAGAAAGTTACTCAGATCACAGAGTTACTTGCAGCTGGTCAGAACGTTAATCAGCGCCGCCCCGTCTATTCTAACCGCAATGACTGGCACACCCCATTGCTGGTTGCTGCTAGAGAGGGGTATGGCAGTGTGGTTGAACTGCTACTGGCGCATAATGCTGACCAGACAATACCGGGCTACCCTATGAACGCCATTGCCCTGCATAAGGCGGGCTATATGGGACATGCTGATATAGTCAGACAGCTGATTAATGATAAGCGTGGCTCTTTGGTTCTAAATGCACAGGGTCCAAACAATGGCTATACGCCGCTTCATGATGCCATCTGGCATGGACACATCGAAGCGGCCAAAGTGTTTATTCAAGGTGGCGCACAATTGCAGCTCAAAACTTATGAAAATGACACGCCACTGGATCTGGCTGAACGCTATCATTATGTGCAGATCATAGAGGCCTTACTGAAACAACATCAGATTGCACAATTCGATTGA
- a CDS encoding NAD(P)H-dependent oxidoreductase — protein MSKVVVISGHPDLAASNTNRVILDEISQAVFEVEIRRLDERYPDFNIDVEAEQQALLSADVIVLQFPFYWYSVPALLKKWLDDVLSYNFAYGASGDKLKGKACILSFTVGGPESSYDPLGYNHFEIEQMIRPLQQTVYLTGMQFIEPVYTHGMVYIPGVYNELSDVQNKAKAHASRLCERIHNVTHDPVIQIERFVRVWFSRFDVLPADCAEFTCSLSEDIKLDMMGDQYQGHEGFRDWYTAARRTFKPGCEHLVEQIEVSEKGKGIYRVELRVRLIAETYSDSPLGGQAVNLLVNEVWQVNLVGNFFQITDYQVMTAEQAK, from the coding sequence ATGAGCAAAGTGGTCGTGATTTCCGGGCATCCAGACCTGGCTGCTTCAAACACCAATCGAGTGATCCTGGATGAAATTTCTCAGGCTGTCTTTGAGGTGGAAATTCGGCGTTTAGATGAACGCTATCCAGATTTCAATATTGATGTTGAAGCCGAACAGCAAGCATTGTTGTCGGCAGATGTCATTGTGCTGCAATTTCCCTTTTACTGGTATTCAGTGCCGGCATTGCTCAAAAAATGGCTGGATGATGTGCTGAGTTATAACTTTGCATATGGTGCGAGTGGCGACAAACTCAAAGGGAAGGCATGCATTTTATCGTTCACAGTGGGTGGTCCTGAGTCATCCTACGATCCACTTGGCTATAACCACTTTGAAATTGAACAAATGATCCGACCTTTACAGCAAACAGTGTATTTAACCGGTATGCAATTTATTGAACCCGTTTATACCCATGGCATGGTGTACATACCTGGCGTTTACAACGAGTTATCGGACGTACAGAACAAAGCCAAAGCACATGCATCGCGTTTGTGTGAACGTATTCATAACGTGACACATGATCCGGTCATACAAATCGAGCGGTTTGTGCGGGTGTGGTTTTCTCGATTTGATGTCTTGCCTGCTGACTGTGCTGAGTTCACCTGCTCCTTATCTGAAGACATTAAGCTCGACATGATGGGGGATCAATATCAGGGCCATGAGGGATTCAGAGATTGGTACACAGCAGCGAGGCGCACCTTTAAGCCCGGCTGCGAGCATCTGGTTGAGCAAATCGAGGTGAGCGAGAAGGGCAAGGGGATTTATCGGGTGGAATTACGTGTTCGGCTGATAGCCGAGACGTATAGTGACTCACCTTTAGGCGGGCAGGCTGTAAACTTACTGGTTAATGAAGTCTGGCAGGTTAATCTGGTCGGCAACTTTTTTCAGATTACAGACTATCAGGTTATGACAGCCGAGCAGGCAAAGTAG
- a CDS encoding LysR family transcriptional regulator has product MNGAAFNQLIMFHTIVLEGSITKAAKKLELAPPSVSNALKALEAELGLPLFTRTTRRIELTEAGRLLFERTYDSVNDLSSALEEVSDLGQIPSGKVRLTTPRFVYQYLLKPIYAEFCLQYPEIDLEISVSDAAIDILKEGFDLGIRFGDRVEEGLVARALTPAMKEALFASHDYVARYGLPESPDSLRHHKLINYRFIASNQIAPLYLDRNGERLSVDMPSALTVNDTDLMLDAAHKGIGIGRIVEPMVASQFTTNTLVPILPDYWCPYAPLYVYFHRNSQKARRVRVLIDFLLAHCGSNRA; this is encoded by the coding sequence ATGAATGGCGCAGCTTTTAACCAGTTGATTATGTTCCACACCATTGTGCTTGAAGGAAGTATCACCAAGGCAGCCAAGAAGCTGGAACTGGCTCCCCCTTCTGTCAGCAATGCACTCAAAGCACTGGAAGCGGAGCTCGGCCTGCCCTTGTTTACCCGAACGACCCGTCGTATTGAATTAACCGAAGCAGGTCGATTGCTGTTCGAACGTACCTATGACTCTGTGAATGACCTCAGCTCTGCGCTGGAAGAAGTCAGTGATCTCGGTCAGATCCCGTCCGGCAAAGTGAGACTGACTACACCACGATTTGTTTACCAGTACTTACTCAAACCAATATATGCCGAATTTTGCCTGCAATACCCAGAAATCGACCTGGAAATATCGGTCTCCGATGCCGCCATTGATATTCTCAAAGAGGGATTTGATCTGGGCATTCGCTTTGGTGATCGGGTTGAAGAAGGCCTGGTAGCGAGAGCGCTTACGCCCGCCATGAAAGAAGCCTTATTCGCTTCTCATGATTATGTTGCACGTTATGGGCTGCCCGAAAGTCCTGACTCGCTGAGGCATCATAAACTGATCAACTATCGGTTTATCGCATCAAACCAAATAGCGCCTTTATATCTGGATCGCAATGGGGAAAGGCTCAGTGTAGATATGCCAAGTGCTCTGACTGTCAACGACACCGATCTGATGCTGGATGCAGCGCATAAAGGGATAGGCATTGGCCGCATTGTTGAGCCTATGGTGGCCAGCCAGTTCACAACAAACACCTTGGTACCGATATTGCCAGACTATTGGTGTCCGTATGCGCCGCTCTATGTGTACTTTCATCGTAATAGTCAAAAAGCCCGGCGCGTACGAGTGCTGATCGACTTTTTACTGGCACATTGCGGTAGTAACAGGGCGTAA
- a CDS encoding endonuclease/exonuclease/phosphatase family protein codes for MTLSNIKPVAALFTLLCATPALSHGHQEHATSKQPLRVATWNIEHLSASDNSGCKPRTTKDIQALRQYAQSLNADIIALQEVASASAVRQVFGEKDWHVVMSDRADSKTYTCRKSGNNSTQQKIAFVVKKPLAVDKVVQHSTFSKVKPGLRNGLEIQLTYQGEALHLLNVHLKSGCFVDDYQRSDKEACKLLSKQAPILDGWVEQKTKQKADFVVLGDFNHRLTAPYNRLSRDLYFPQGAANAQPNDIDNAPLFNANQMLTGCHPYYPAPIDHILVAKTLKDQFQSGSAQFHYFADMTPKNMLADHCALSIDLK; via the coding sequence ATGACTCTTTCAAATATAAAGCCCGTTGCAGCCTTATTCACACTGCTGTGTGCTACACCCGCGCTATCGCATGGTCATCAGGAACATGCCACATCGAAGCAGCCACTGCGTGTTGCAACCTGGAACATTGAACACCTTTCTGCATCTGACAACTCGGGATGTAAGCCAAGAACCACAAAAGACATTCAAGCCCTGAGACAATACGCGCAGTCACTTAATGCCGATATTATTGCACTGCAAGAAGTCGCCTCAGCTTCAGCCGTGCGCCAGGTATTCGGGGAAAAAGACTGGCACGTAGTGATGTCAGACAGAGCCGACAGTAAAACATACACCTGCCGCAAAAGTGGCAATAACTCAACCCAGCAAAAAATCGCTTTTGTGGTAAAAAAACCGCTGGCCGTTGATAAGGTCGTGCAGCACAGTACTTTCTCAAAAGTGAAACCAGGTCTCAGAAATGGGCTGGAGATCCAACTGACCTATCAAGGTGAAGCGCTGCACCTGCTGAATGTGCACCTGAAAAGTGGCTGTTTTGTTGATGACTACCAGCGTTCAGATAAAGAAGCCTGTAAGCTGCTGTCGAAACAAGCCCCGATACTGGACGGCTGGGTTGAACAAAAAACCAAACAAAAGGCAGACTTTGTCGTGCTTGGCGACTTTAACCATCGCCTCACGGCACCTTACAACCGCCTAAGCCGGGATTTGTATTTTCCACAAGGTGCTGCAAATGCACAGCCTAACGACATAGACAACGCGCCTTTATTTAACGCAAATCAGATGCTGACTGGTTGCCACCCTTACTACCCGGCACCCATAGATCACATTCTCGTGGCTAAAACACTCAAAGACCAGTTTCAGTCAGGCAGTGCGCAGTTCCACTATTTCGCAGACATGACCCCAAAAAACATGCTTGCGGATCACTGTGCGCTGAGTATTGACCTTAAATAG
- a CDS encoding MATE family efflux transporter, with translation MGSDNSPALSLGEPLQVCDKKRKRAVRKRWILTGSTSAVLKQLTLPMLWAILALFSADLMELYFASRLGVEELTAMSYTLPVQATLFAFAIGLGIVVATRLTQAKEVEQLAAVSLIFTILTGASLAMIIWLGLQPLLTMLGFAEFSAREQVWPTLERYMQYRLGAVVFFFIVMVVFGVLRAFGNMRGAAQLLVMFAGTQILISAALFTPWAQSALSMSGLERLGIAHFAAATSASFYALYLLRVKENIRLKVHLLSQRSRQAFRRLFRLFIPVVAMQLLTPLAQSLLMMIVASQGSDAVAAFGVVMRIEPLALLLPMVLTTSLPIFVGQNWAANKSLRVRRGIKQAMAACLVWQSLIALVLFWGADMLGVGFCKQSFVSHSIELAMCILPISYAALAGVMLYVSCCNAIGRTGLALNVTLVRLFALSLPGAYIGAQLNGFQGIIWALALANFMVGAWLIYGAVHTRRTQNTLALG, from the coding sequence ATGGGATCAGATAATTCACCTGCATTAAGCCTGGGCGAGCCGCTTCAGGTATGTGATAAAAAAAGAAAACGGGCGGTGCGCAAGCGCTGGATATTAACAGGCTCTACCAGTGCAGTTTTAAAGCAACTGACTTTACCTATGCTGTGGGCAATTCTGGCACTGTTTAGTGCCGACCTGATGGAGCTTTATTTTGCATCGCGTTTGGGTGTAGAAGAGCTCACAGCGATGAGTTACACCTTGCCTGTTCAGGCCACTTTATTTGCTTTTGCGATTGGTCTGGGGATTGTTGTGGCGACCCGTTTAACACAGGCAAAAGAGGTTGAGCAGCTGGCAGCGGTGAGTCTGATCTTCACCATACTCACAGGCGCAAGCTTGGCGATGATCATATGGCTTGGTTTACAGCCGTTATTGACCATGCTGGGGTTTGCTGAGTTTTCTGCTCGTGAGCAAGTCTGGCCGACACTCGAGCGTTATATGCAATATCGACTGGGCGCAGTCGTATTCTTTTTTATTGTTATGGTGGTGTTTGGCGTGCTTCGGGCATTTGGCAATATGCGCGGCGCGGCGCAGTTACTGGTGATGTTTGCCGGTACACAAATCCTCATTAGCGCTGCATTGTTCACGCCCTGGGCGCAATCTGCGTTATCGATGAGTGGCCTGGAAAGACTGGGAATTGCCCATTTTGCAGCTGCAACGAGTGCCAGTTTTTATGCGCTGTATTTATTGCGTGTTAAAGAGAACATCAGGCTCAAAGTACACCTTTTATCACAGCGTAGCCGACAAGCGTTTCGCCGTTTGTTCAGGCTGTTTATTCCCGTGGTAGCTATGCAGTTGCTTACGCCGCTGGCTCAGTCGTTATTAATGATGATCGTAGCTTCGCAGGGGAGTGATGCTGTGGCCGCGTTTGGCGTGGTCATGCGTATAGAGCCGCTTGCATTGTTGCTGCCTATGGTGCTGACGACGTCATTACCCATTTTTGTTGGTCAAAATTGGGCTGCGAATAAGTCTTTACGGGTACGCAGAGGCATTAAGCAGGCAATGGCTGCCTGTTTGGTCTGGCAGAGTCTCATTGCGTTAGTGCTCTTTTGGGGTGCCGATATGTTAGGGGTTGGTTTCTGTAAACAGTCTTTTGTGAGCCATTCTATTGAGCTGGCGATGTGTATTTTGCCTATATCCTATGCTGCGCTGGCGGGGGTGATGCTGTATGTGAGTTGTTGCAATGCCATTGGCCGCACCGGCCTTGCACTGAATGTGACTTTGGTCCGATTGTTTGCTTTGTCCTTGCCTGGTGCGTATATCGGTGCTCAGTTGAACGGTTTTCAGGGGATTATCTGGGCGTTGGCGTTGGCCAACTTTATGGTTGGTGCCTGGCTTATTTACGGCGCTGTACACACGCGTAGGACCCAGAATACGCTTGCGCTTGGCTAG
- a CDS encoding S8 family peptidase, producing MFKRSLGVVLSCLWMTEAIATPELDNLALSAQLNKSYQALKSQTQQGNNVRVIARLKQTQQPDTYVYRTEKIAKQSQMQARLSEANSELQTLGVEVSGSLPRWGYMMMEVSDTELDALAHSGLFDMISEDTANSVHLVESAEHINAPEAHDMGYSGAGQSVVVFDTGVQADHPFLGDRVIQEACFSSNNANHDTSLCAGGATTGVGPGSASICENDALGECDHGTHVAGIVAGSITGISGIAPEANIVGVQVFTRIDNNTAICGDGNPCLRSYDRDLLAAFNWVIEEVERGALDNVASVNLSLGGGQFREACDDRVLADPIEDLRTMGIATVISAGNDYFDGAVGHPGCVSDAITVGGTMRADDDLLIVWNANGEVIWGTNMSEQVDVLAPGRSIASSVSGSRIINMSGTSMSAPHVAGAIAVLKQINPDASVDRIEQVLESTGVNVTDARNGITRPRIDVHAAALALEGKPIAALDQSSYSVMVGTQTTFTANASSDPNGRTLSYGWDFDGNGVVDEETSQSSAQHTYENIGSYQMKLTVSNNERSDTTQASVTVYDPVLLSIIISSSLH from the coding sequence ATGTTTAAAAGATCATTGGGGGTTGTGCTTTCTTGTCTTTGGATGACAGAAGCCATTGCGACACCGGAACTGGATAATCTTGCCCTAAGTGCTCAACTTAACAAAAGCTATCAGGCGTTAAAATCTCAAACACAACAAGGAAATAATGTTCGTGTGATAGCCAGGTTAAAGCAAACGCAACAGCCAGATACCTATGTTTACCGTACCGAGAAAATTGCCAAACAGAGTCAAATGCAGGCTCGCCTCTCAGAAGCTAACTCAGAATTACAAACGCTCGGTGTCGAGGTAAGCGGCAGCCTCCCACGCTGGGGATATATGATGATGGAAGTCAGCGACACCGAACTGGATGCCCTAGCACACAGTGGTTTGTTCGACATGATTTCAGAAGATACTGCCAACTCAGTTCACCTTGTCGAGTCAGCTGAACACATAAACGCGCCCGAGGCTCATGACATGGGCTATTCAGGCGCAGGTCAGTCGGTTGTTGTGTTTGATACCGGAGTTCAGGCTGACCATCCATTTTTAGGTGATCGGGTTATTCAGGAAGCGTGTTTCTCATCAAATAACGCTAACCATGATACAAGTTTATGTGCCGGCGGAGCGACCACAGGAGTTGGGCCAGGCTCAGCGAGCATATGTGAAAATGACGCGCTTGGTGAGTGTGACCATGGAACACATGTTGCCGGAATAGTAGCAGGTTCCATTACCGGCATCAGTGGCATTGCACCTGAGGCGAATATTGTTGGCGTGCAGGTATTCACCCGCATTGACAACAACACTGCAATTTGTGGCGATGGTAATCCATGTTTACGTTCATACGATAGAGACCTATTAGCGGCATTTAACTGGGTCATCGAAGAAGTCGAACGCGGTGCATTAGACAATGTCGCCAGTGTCAATCTCAGCCTGGGCGGTGGACAATTCCGTGAAGCTTGTGATGATCGCGTGCTTGCGGACCCCATAGAGGACCTCAGAACAATGGGTATTGCAACCGTTATCTCCGCAGGCAATGACTATTTTGATGGGGCTGTAGGTCACCCGGGGTGCGTAAGTGATGCAATTACCGTAGGCGGCACAATGCGCGCAGATGATGACCTGCTTATTGTATGGAACGCAAATGGCGAAGTAATCTGGGGAACTAATATGTCCGAACAAGTCGACGTGCTTGCACCCGGCCGCAGTATTGCATCGTCTGTATCTGGATCTCGCATAATTAACATGTCTGGTACGTCGATGTCTGCGCCGCATGTTGCCGGTGCGATTGCCGTACTCAAACAGATCAACCCGGATGCCAGTGTAGATCGGATTGAGCAGGTATTAGAGTCAACGGGCGTCAATGTAACAGATGCACGAAACGGCATAACGCGTCCCAGAATTGATGTGCACGCAGCCGCTTTGGCTTTAGAAGGAAAACCCATCGCTGCGTTGGATCAATCTTCCTACTCTGTCATGGTAGGCACGCAGACCACATTTACTGCGAATGCGTCTTCAGACCCCAATGGGCGCACACTCAGTTACGGCTGGGATTTTGATGGTAATGGTGTCGTTGATGAAGAAACCAGTCAATCTTCCGCACAGCATACCTATGAAAATATTGGCAGCTATCAGATGAAGCTCACGGTGAGTAATAACGAAAGATCAGATACTACGCAAGCAAGTGTCACTGTTTATGACCCCGTTTTGCTTTCCATCATAATCAGTTCATCGTTACATTAA
- a CDS encoding acyltransferase family protein translates to MEIRKLNALRGIAAIIVFVTHFSDITNWLHGALGGGAGAYGVMLFFLLSGFLMSHLYLDKDFTLRGVKHYFVARFARVVPLYLLVVFASFALTQGGSDLLYHIPDHQVLLAHGLFLYGDSVLWSIPPEVQFYVLFVLFWSFAATRRGYIYLLIVGGLLLLFFTNFPRIYGDMYGVPYNQFTVLRSLPYFFIGVIFGLHYKTLVIPSYLKKHGFILALCLIPLMYPELSPVTSDAKNRMWLSYEVLLVMSTVFFCVVFLVPDNNILLANKVGDFFGKISYSLYLLHMPVITVIHQFDWAVEIKLIASFALSTAIAFVSFVCIEKPLARYIRGAQYAYRAKPVAVSG, encoded by the coding sequence ATGGAGATCAGAAAACTCAATGCCCTGAGAGGCATTGCGGCAATCATCGTGTTTGTAACGCATTTCAGCGACATAACAAACTGGCTGCATGGGGCGCTGGGAGGCGGAGCCGGTGCGTATGGTGTGATGTTATTTTTTCTGCTGAGCGGTTTTTTGATGTCGCACTTATATCTGGATAAAGACTTTACCCTAAGGGGTGTAAAGCATTACTTTGTCGCCCGTTTTGCGCGTGTTGTACCACTTTATCTGCTGGTGGTCTTTGCTTCGTTCGCCCTGACTCAGGGAGGCAGCGATCTGCTCTATCATATCCCCGATCATCAAGTGCTGTTGGCGCATGGGTTGTTTTTATATGGTGACAGCGTGCTCTGGTCTATCCCGCCGGAAGTGCAGTTTTACGTTTTATTCGTGTTGTTTTGGTCATTCGCTGCGACAAGGCGTGGTTATATCTACCTGCTGATAGTCGGGGGACTGTTGCTGTTGTTTTTTACTAATTTCCCCCGCATTTACGGTGACATGTACGGTGTGCCTTACAACCAGTTCACTGTGTTGCGCAGTCTGCCTTATTTCTTTATCGGAGTGATATTCGGGTTACATTATAAAACCCTGGTTATTCCCTCATATCTGAAAAAGCACGGATTTATTTTGGCTTTGTGCCTTATTCCACTGATGTACCCTGAGCTGTCTCCGGTGACATCGGATGCAAAAAATCGCATGTGGCTGAGTTATGAAGTGTTGCTGGTAATGAGTACCGTGTTCTTCTGTGTGGTTTTTCTGGTGCCAGACAATAATATCCTGCTAGCTAACAAGGTAGGTGATTTCTTCGGTAAAATCTCTTATTCACTGTATTTATTACACATGCCAGTAATCACTGTCATACATCAGTTTGACTGGGCTGTGGAGATTAAACTCATCGCTTCGTTTGCATTGAGCACTGCGATTGCGTTTGTGTCATTTGTTTGTATTGAAAAGCCACTTGCCAGGTATATTAGGGGCGCGCAGTATGCTTACAGGGCCAAGCCGGTAGCTGTGTCGGGTTAA
- a CDS encoding choice-of-anchor A family protein → MKKKLFAGALVACAFSVSASSEHDLDKGYAALVFDDFYSTSGNALGAVFAGDDVSLNGYSIGYGHNSALNAHYLVAGGDIQYINGRQYVGHIIAGGQTDKVSEAVRLGLEAGAEVIANATTLPVDFADAQSDMLALSASLAELSQTGETLKQWGGLYLTGDNTSELQVFNLSGQDVQSSHTFDVSGIPDNATVVFNISGAGANFAPLNNKSYATLSNHRQRTIFNFPDATALNLAGLQTEGVILAPKADITAPHGTATMPVIANSFNGSMELRGGSFTGQLPDDSAVCNGGLYAINYYGDAEQGYVHQIDLGTGQSDKVINLNNTASNIAAHDGKLYFIDQQSAKTRSSHIYSYDLSAQTQTLESVTDGYKVIRLAYDISGDVLKATSRTYAYDYDVATGEKRVLGKMKASNEDFKNGDIAYSADGNTLYVLTGTALYTADANLELTLIGKHGVNWASGLAISPEGTLYVSGRERNADAAIYEIDPQTAQATKLFHVPHRVNDLTWVKNFCN, encoded by the coding sequence ATGAAGAAAAAGCTGTTCGCAGGCGCACTGGTTGCTTGTGCATTTTCGGTAAGCGCGTCATCTGAGCATGACCTGGATAAAGGCTATGCCGCACTGGTATTTGATGACTTTTATTCAACATCGGGAAATGCACTGGGTGCCGTGTTCGCAGGCGATGATGTCAGCCTTAATGGCTATTCTATCGGGTATGGCCATAACAGTGCACTGAATGCGCATTATCTGGTTGCTGGTGGTGATATTCAGTATATCAATGGCAGACAATATGTTGGTCATATCATTGCTGGCGGCCAAACAGACAAGGTGAGCGAAGCCGTGCGTTTAGGTCTTGAAGCCGGTGCCGAGGTCATTGCCAACGCTACCACTCTGCCTGTCGACTTTGCCGATGCTCAGTCGGATATGTTAGCCCTGTCTGCCAGCCTGGCTGAATTGTCACAAACAGGAGAAACACTCAAGCAATGGGGTGGCCTTTACCTGACAGGCGATAATACCAGTGAACTGCAGGTATTTAATTTATCCGGTCAGGATGTTCAGTCAAGTCATACATTTGATGTGTCGGGTATTCCAGACAACGCCACGGTTGTGTTCAATATTTCAGGTGCCGGCGCTAATTTTGCACCGCTCAATAACAAGAGCTATGCAACGCTGAGCAACCACAGACAACGCACCATTTTTAATTTCCCAGATGCCACAGCACTAAACCTGGCCGGCTTGCAAACCGAAGGCGTGATTTTAGCACCCAAAGCCGATATCACAGCCCCACACGGTACGGCAACCATGCCAGTCATCGCAAACAGCTTTAATGGCTCTATGGAGTTACGCGGCGGAAGCTTCACAGGTCAGCTGCCTGATGACAGCGCTGTATGTAACGGTGGCTTGTATGCCATTAACTATTACGGCGATGCCGAGCAAGGCTACGTACACCAGATAGACCTGGGCACAGGCCAGTCGGACAAAGTAATTAACCTGAATAACACAGCATCAAATATCGCTGCACATGACGGTAAACTTTACTTCATCGACCAGCAAAGCGCTAAGACCCGTAGCTCACACATTTACAGCTATGATCTGTCTGCACAAACGCAAACCCTGGAATCAGTAACCGATGGCTATAAAGTCATCCGTCTTGCCTATGACATCTCGGGTGACGTTCTGAAGGCTACCAGTCGCACATATGCTTATGACTACGATGTAGCCACCGGTGAAAAGCGCGTACTGGGTAAAATGAAAGCCTCGAACGAAGACTTTAAAAACGGCGATATTGCCTACTCAGCGGATGGCAACACGCTTTACGTGCTCACCGGCACTGCGCTGTACACCGCAGACGCAAATCTGGAGCTAACCCTGATTGGCAAGCATGGCGTTAACTGGGCGTCCGGTTTGGCCATCTCACCAGAAGGGACACTGTATGTGTCGGGCCGTGAGCGTAATGCTGATGCGGCAATCTATGAGATTGATCCGCAAACTGCACAAGCGACGAAGCTCTTCCACGTTCCGCATCGCGTGAACGACCTCACTTGGGTGAAGAACTTCTGTAACTAA
- a CDS encoding VC0807 family protein, producing the protein MIFNIIIPVVILTKFSGEQYLGPALGVVVALAFPLGFGLWERKNTGKFSFISGLGIVSVLLTGGISLLELDAKYIAIKEALIPGLIGIGIIVSQYTKYPLLKTLMFNDTVMDIEGIEKALAEKGNSDKLIKVQQVASKILASAFFLSSALNYVLAKMIVVSPAGTEAYNSELGRMTALSYPVIMVPTMIVFFIALYYLLNSLKKLSGLKLEEMFHDQE; encoded by the coding sequence ATGATTTTTAACATTATTATTCCGGTGGTTATCCTGACTAAGTTTTCGGGAGAGCAATACTTGGGTCCGGCACTCGGCGTTGTAGTCGCGCTGGCCTTTCCACTGGGGTTTGGTCTGTGGGAGCGTAAAAACACAGGAAAATTCAGCTTTATCTCTGGTCTGGGTATTGTCTCCGTCTTGCTCACCGGTGGGATTAGTCTGCTGGAGCTGGATGCAAAATATATCGCCATCAAAGAAGCCTTGATCCCCGGGCTTATCGGTATTGGCATTATTGTCAGCCAGTATACTAAGTACCCCTTGCTAAAAACGCTGATGTTCAATGACACCGTCATGGACATTGAAGGAATAGAAAAGGCATTGGCAGAAAAAGGCAACAGCGATAAGTTAATCAAAGTGCAACAGGTTGCCTCCAAAATCCTCGCCAGTGCATTTTTCTTATCTTCAGCGCTAAACTATGTTCTGGCAAAAATGATTGTCGTCAGCCCGGCAGGCACAGAGGCCTATAATAGTGAACTGGGCAGAATGACCGCGCTGAGCTACCCGGTGATCATGGTACCTACCATGATTGTCTTCTTTATTGCGCTCTATTACTTACTGAACTCTTTGAAGAAGCTCTCAGGGCTTAAGCTTGAAGAGATGTTTCACGACCAGGAATAA